In one Sphingomonas sanguinis genomic region, the following are encoded:
- a CDS encoding class I SAM-dependent methyltransferase: MPAYESPDHWDTAAQHYEKTAHPFTSLYAEAALAKVALTSESHVLDVAAGTGALTLAAARTGARVLATDFSPGMVARIAAANLPNVDACVMDGQALTLADRRFDAVFSIFGVIMFPDWRKGLSEMARVTRPGGHGVITTWQDGGAATFLLLGQIRRKLFPGRDGMTMPNAVKALSDPSDFARELIAAGYQDPQIQHVTHDYVLDVSALAEPDTLFGMSPDWISLSDTERAAVVAEVRDMAGDRMILPIPSTALIGVARR; this comes from the coding sequence ATGCCTGCCTATGAAAGCCCAGATCATTGGGACACAGCCGCCCAGCATTATGAGAAGACGGCGCATCCATTCACGTCCCTTTATGCCGAGGCGGCACTCGCAAAGGTCGCTCTGACATCGGAAAGCCACGTGCTGGACGTGGCGGCCGGGACTGGCGCGCTGACGTTGGCAGCGGCGCGTACCGGCGCACGCGTGCTAGCGACCGACTTCTCCCCCGGCATGGTGGCGCGCATCGCCGCTGCGAACCTGCCCAATGTCGACGCATGCGTCATGGATGGACAGGCCCTGACTCTGGCAGACCGCCGTTTTGATGCGGTCTTCTCGATCTTCGGAGTCATCATGTTTCCTGACTGGCGCAAGGGCCTATCGGAAATGGCGCGAGTAACGCGGCCGGGTGGCCACGGCGTGATCACGACTTGGCAGGATGGCGGGGCGGCGACCTTTCTCCTGCTCGGCCAGATCCGTCGCAAGCTGTTTCCCGGGCGCGACGGCATGACTATGCCGAATGCGGTCAAGGCGTTGAGCGACCCGAGCGATTTTGCCCGCGAACTCATCGCCGCGGGATATCAGGATCCCCAAATCCAACATGTCACCCACGACTATGTGCTCGATGTCAGCGCACTTGCCGAGCCCGATACCTTGTTCGGTATGTCCCCCGACTGGATCAGCTTGAGTGATACCGAGAGGGCCGCCGTCGTCGCTGAAGTGCGAGACATGGCTGGTGATCGAATGATCCTGCCCATCCCTTCTACCGCTCTCATCGGTGTAGCCAGGCGCTGA
- a CDS encoding Rrf2 family transcriptional regulator gives MRNDSRLSRMLHVLLHMARHEGPMTSEAIGRMLGTNPVVVRRTMAGLRNAGYVRSEKGHGGGWVIAQPLKNVSLLDVHRAVGGPRLFAIGHENANADCAVEKAVNTALEGVLRDAEALLVARLDSVSLAELARDFDAHCDAAS, from the coding sequence GTGCGCAACGACAGCCGCCTTTCGCGAATGCTCCATGTGCTGCTCCACATGGCGCGGCATGAGGGACCAATGACCTCCGAAGCGATTGGCCGCATGCTGGGTACCAACCCGGTCGTGGTACGGCGCACGATGGCTGGTCTTCGGAATGCAGGGTATGTGCGGTCGGAAAAGGGCCATGGCGGCGGCTGGGTGATCGCGCAGCCCTTGAAGAACGTTTCGTTGCTGGACGTACACCGCGCGGTTGGCGGACCCCGCCTGTTCGCTATCGGCCATGAGAACGCCAATGCCGACTGCGCTGTCGAGAAAGCCGTTAATACTGCGCTGGAGGGTGTGCTCCGTGACGCCGAGGCGCTGCTGGTGGCGCGCCTCGATTCCGTCAGCCTGGCCGAACTGGCGCGCGATTTCGACGCACACTGCGATGCGGCTAGCTAG
- a CDS encoding LysR family transcriptional regulator, protein MIHPSEFGALRAFAAVAEHRSFSRAAEQLGVSSSALSQLIRGLEERLGIRLLHRTTRSVSLTEAGAALLGDIAPAIDSLTGALEQARTAAKLPAGTVRLHCFHAAADRFVVPILPRLLRAFPDITLDLTIDDTVVDIVGSGYDAAIRIGEVIERDMVALRLGEDIRQLAVAAPAYLAEHGVPQTPKDLLQHRCIRWRWPGQPGPYAWEFFEKGHWFSVAVEGPLITSSRAVMVDAALAGIGIAFLKEESVVDAFARGALVPLLAEWSVPFPGYYLCYPQQRQMAPALRAVIDMIRSGEDAAF, encoded by the coding sequence ATGATCCATCCCAGCGAGTTCGGTGCCTTGCGCGCCTTTGCAGCCGTCGCCGAGCACCGGAGTTTCAGCCGGGCGGCCGAGCAGTTGGGGGTATCGTCCTCGGCGCTGAGCCAGTTGATCCGCGGCCTGGAGGAGCGGCTAGGCATCCGCCTGCTCCATCGCACCACCCGCAGCGTGTCGTTGACCGAGGCTGGCGCCGCGCTGCTCGGTGATATCGCACCCGCGATCGACAGCCTGACGGGCGCCCTGGAGCAGGCGCGTACTGCCGCGAAGCTGCCGGCCGGTACAGTCCGCCTGCACTGCTTCCATGCTGCCGCAGACAGGTTCGTAGTGCCGATCCTGCCGAGGCTGTTGCGCGCCTTCCCGGATATCACGCTCGATCTCACAATTGATGACACGGTCGTCGACATCGTCGGCAGCGGCTATGATGCCGCAATCCGTATCGGCGAGGTGATCGAACGCGACATGGTCGCACTTCGGCTAGGCGAGGATATTCGCCAGCTGGCTGTCGCCGCGCCCGCATACTTGGCCGAGCACGGCGTTCCGCAAACGCCAAAGGATCTGCTCCAGCATCGTTGCATCCGCTGGCGCTGGCCGGGGCAGCCCGGCCCCTATGCATGGGAGTTTTTCGAGAAGGGCCACTGGTTCTCGGTGGCGGTCGAAGGGCCGTTGATCACCAGCAGTCGCGCCGTGATGGTGGACGCTGCGCTTGCTGGCATCGGGATCGCCTTCCTCAAGGAGGAGTCTGTCGTCGACGCTTTTGCGCGAGGTGCCCTCGTTCCGCTGCTGGCGGAGTGGTCGGTTCCCTTTCCCGGCTATTATTTGTGTTACCCCCAGCAACGGCAGATGGCACCGGCCCTGCGCGCGGTAATCGATATGATCAGATCGGGTGAGGATGCGGCGTTCTAG